A genomic segment from Spinacia oleracea cultivar Varoflay chromosome 3, BTI_SOV_V1, whole genome shotgun sequence encodes:
- the LOC130469479 gene encoding uncharacterized protein, with protein MAGKSKARKKLSKPIGPTLESQAKKTKSMDELLDVAAMEVETCDDETISTEEEDEILSPRTSLSTLKTRSEAHRNFSSCNNIVSIDLDDIQEEVDYWNSAIVCAVLGASPPLSVIEGFFRRIWKNLGVDKVVEIEHGVFIVRFLTMENRDKVLADIKPTFDKKPVICKPWHKDIVHFKDEVKVVPIWIQLNNLELKFWGLHSLSKIVGTIGKFIQADQATIHRDKLQYARVQIEVAITQNLPDKVQFHDEHGSLKCINIGKQKGKKKWVPKVVNKPALPVVGKPVETFVQATKTVKHKKEMTAPVMVNNSFQVLDTQCASEETGERGVNKGTKQRDVKSFLHNNRCGIVCLLETKVKGKNLGALYLNLFKGWSFTSNTMSHPGGRIILAWNPGEFQVNPMFCSSQLIHCEIVVKNGSSFWCSFIYGHNSQKERVALWKDLGDIAARLNGPWILMGDFNCVLHAGERVGSAVRLGEIQDFQNCISKCQVEDAKSSGNFYTWNNKQQGDKRVFSKLDRVLINQAWSNQYPNTEVCFRNEGYFDHCPGVITVYPQVAGGRKPFKYFSMWQAAPQYNDIVNTAWNGAQ; from the exons ATGGCAGGAAAATCCAAAGCTCGGAAGAAACTAAGCAAGCCGATTGGTCCTACTTTGGAGTCTCAAGCAAAGAAGACGAAATCCATGGATGAGTTGTTGGATGTTGCAGCCATGGAGGTTGAAACATGTGACGATGAAACGATCTCCACAGAAGAGGAGGATGAGATTCTTTCACCTAGAACTTCGCTCTCTACTCTGAAAACTCGATCGGAGGCACACAGAAATTTTTCTTCTTG CAATAATATTGTTAGCATAGACTTAGATGACATTCAAGAAGAGGTTGATTACTGGAATTCAGCTATTGTGTGTGCTGTGTTGGGGGCTAGCCCTCCATTATCTGTTATTGAGGGGTTTTTTAGGCGTATTTGGAAGAATTTAGGGGTTGATAAAGTAGTAGAAATTGAACATGGAGTTTTCATAGTTCGTTTTCTTACCATGGAGAATCGTGATAAGGTTCTTGCTGACATCAAACCTACTTTTGATAAGAAGCCTGTGATCTGTAAACCATGGCACAAGGATATTGTTCATTTTAAAGATGAGGTGAAGGTGGTTCCTATTTGGATTCAGTTGAATAATCTGGAATTGAAATTTTGGGGGTTGCATAGTCTAAGTAAGATTGTTGGGACTATTGGTAAATTCATACAAGCTGACCAAGCAACAATCCATAGAGATAAGTTGCAGTATGCTAGAGTTCAAATTGAGGTTGCAATAACTCAGAATCTCCCTGATAAGGTGCAGTTTCATGATGAACATGGTAGTCTGAAATGCATTAATATAGG GAAGCAGAAGGGTAAAAAGAAGTGGGTGCCAAAGGTGGTGAACAAACCTGCACTCCCTGTAGTGGGAAAACCAGTTGAGACATTTGTGCAGGCTACTAAAACAGTTAAACACAAGAAGGAGATGACAGCACCTGTTATGGTGAATAACTCTTTCCAGGTGTTGGATACTCAATGTGCTTCAGAGGAAACAGGGGAAAG GGGAGTAAACAAGGGCACCAAGCAGAGAGATGTCAAGTCTTTTCTGCACAATAACAGGTGTGGCATTGTTTGTCTCCTGGAAACAAAGGTCAAAGGAAAGAATCTTGGTGCTTTGTACCTTAATCTGTTTAAGGGATGGTCCTTCACATCCAATACCATGTCTCACCCTGGTGGGAGAATAATTTTAGCTTGGAACCCTGGTGAGTTCCAGGTTAATCCTATGTTTTGTTCCAGTCAGTTGATTCATTGTGAAATAGTTGTGAAGAATGGCAGTAGTTTCTGGTGTTCTTTCATCTATGGGCATAATTCACAAAAAGAAAGGGTGGCATTATGGAAAGATCTTGGTGATATTGCTGCAAGATTGAATGGACCCTGGATTTTGATGGGTGATTTCAACTGTGTTCTTCACGCTGGTGAGAGGGTGGGGAGTGCAGTTAGACTTGGTGAAATTCAGGATTTTCAAAATTGCATTAGCAAGTGTCAAGTTGAGGATGCTAAATCCAGTGGAAACTTTTACACATGGAACAATAAGCAGCAAGGGGATAAGAGGGTGTTTTCTAAGCTTGATAGAGTTTTAATTAATCAAGCCTGGAGTAATCAATATCCTAACACTGAGGTGTGTTTCAGGAATGAGGGTTATTTTGATCATTGCCCAGGGGTTATCACAGTGTATCCTCAAGTGGCAGGTGGGAGGAAACCCTTTAAATACTTTTCCATGTGGCAAGCAGCTCCACAGTATAATGACATTGTCAATACTGCTTGGAATGGTGCTCAGTAA
- the LOC130469480 gene encoding uncharacterized protein produces MTTGEMTIAEMKAAYEKSQAELAQERASNETLQKELESVKSNKHQSRYKGGKPKKLTFEMPDDFEDVTDDEEETREEEDKEAPDPVTQRLNKMDARMTKHYSRLMKLMTRFPGAPTPVETEPTDGYAASPFCEAIARVTVPHTLRLPTWTTLYDGTSDPYRHVNFYKQRMWQIGIPHDLVEPVMCKSFGGTLDGAALEWLTNVPPRSISCLSDLINAFYQQFASSRQLEKQTSDLYRTAIEAFKRGLIPNSELYREITKYPCATFEEVRSRATAQMRIEDDEVIRTASQRSTGGSNDRRSYTPRNNNWRHQPYVRQNQVQSVNQYYDTNNVYRNERVEHPNISDYGFNVDIGGVVNALQNVGGTVRWPRKNDRPDSMKDMSKWCDFHRDNGHTTEECISLRKEVAYLLKRGHLKELLSDKGKETFSKEQTTLPGPATSSERPEPPPFNKVVNVISGGSDICGLTSSAAKKINRGESETVEEGQTEDEVALHRSLTAMAITFDDSDSVDTQREHHDGLVISLPIGNALIKRILVDNESSANVLFLEALQEMGLEEKNIVRRSTVLVGFSGEALRTVGEISLPTYAEGVNMMTKFNVVDCPSAYNVILGRPWIHKMKAVPSTYHQSIKFPTKWGVMEIKGQQRDAKKCYETALKPSKSLI; encoded by the exons ATGACTACTGGAGAGATGACGATCGCAGAGATGAAGGCGGCTTACGAGAAATCCCAAGCCGAACTAGCCCAAGAGAGGGCATCCAACGAAACCCTCCAGAAAGAGCTCGAATCTGTAAAGAGCAACAAGCACCAGTCCCGCTACAAAGGTGGGAAGCCAAAAAAGCTAACGTTCGAGATGCCCGATGACTTTGAAGACGTGACCGACGATGAGGAGGAAACCCGTGAGGAAGAAGACAAAGAAGCTCCCGATCCGGTGACCCAACGCCTGAACAAGATGGATGCACGCATGACAAAGCACTATTCCCGCCTGATGAAGTTGATGACCAGGTTCCCCGGGGCACCTACACCAGTGGAGACCGAGCCGACCGACGGATATGCCGCGTCGCCGTTCTGCGAAGCGATCGCTAGAGTGACGGTTCCGCACACACTCCGGCTCCCAACCTGGACCACCCTGTACGACGGGACATCCGACCCCTATAGGCACGTCAACTTCTACAAGCAGCGCATGTGGCAGATCGGGATTCCGCACGACCTAGTGGAACCTGTTATGTGCAAATCATTCGGTGGCACCCTCGATGGAGCAGCGTTGGAATGGCTCACGAACGTCCCTCCCAGATCCATCTCCTGTCTGTCCGACCTCATCAACGCCTTCTACCAACAATTCGCCAGCAGTCGCCAGTTAGAAAAACAAACCAGTGATCTCTATCG GACTGCTATTGAGGCGTTCAAGAGAGGCCTCATCCCCAATTCGGAGCTATACCGGGAaataaccaaatacccctgtgCAACTTTCGAAGAGGTGCGATCAAGGGCCACCGCCCAGATGCGAATCGAAGACGACGAGGTTATCCGAACAGCATCTCAACGATCGACGGGGGGCAGCAACGACAGAAGATCGTACACCCCAAGGAACAACAATTGGCGACACCAACCGTATGTTCGGCAAAACCAGGTACAAAGTGTCAATCAGTATTATGATACTAACAATGTTTACAGGAACGAGCGGGTCGAACACCCCAACATCTCCGACTACGGCTTCAACGTCGACATTGGAGGTGTGGTGAACGCCCTTCAAAATGTAGGTGGAACAGTCAGATGGCCCCGGAAGAACGACAGACCGGACTCCATGAAGGACATGAGCAAATGGTGCGACTTCCACCGCGACAACGGACACACAACCGAGGAGTGCATCTCCCTCCGAAAGGAAGTCGCATACCTCCTGAAACGGGGGCATCTAAAGGAACTGTTGAGCGACAAGGGAAAAGAAACATTTTCCAAAGAGCAAACCACCCTGCCCGGCCCAGCGACAAGCAGCGAGCGACCAGAACCACCACCGTTCAATAAAGTGGTAAATGTTATTTCCGGTGGTTCAGATATTTGTGGACTAACCtcttctgcagctaaaaaaATTAACAGGGGAGAATCTGAGACCGTAGAAGAGGGACAAACCGAAGACGAGGTCGCACTACACAGGTCCCTGACCGCAATGGCTATTACTTTCGACGATTCAGATTCTGTAGATACACAGCGAGAGCACCACGACGGGTTGGTAATATCGCTCCCAATAGGAAACGCATTGATCAAAAGGATACTGGTCGACAACGAAAGCTCAGCCAACGTACTGTTCTTGGaagcactacaagaaatgggATTAGAAGAGAAAAACATAGTAAGGAGATCAACAGTCCTGGTAGGGTTCAGTGGAGAAGCACTACGGACGGTAGGAGAGATATCGCTGCCTACATACGCAGAAGGCGTCAACATGATGACCAAGTTCAACGTCGTCGATTGTCCATCAGCGTACAACGTCATCCTAGGACgaccatggatccacaaaatgaagGCAGTGCCATCAACATATCAccaatcaatcaaatttccaacCAAGTGGGGggtcatggaaatcaaagggCAGCAAAGGGATGCGAAGAAATGTTACGAGACAGCACTGAAACCATCCAAGTCACTcatctag
- the LOC130469481 gene encoding uncharacterized protein: protein MGRSKSVVARGKGESGSTRVKSLNPIYSTVADPAAFVELAGLPPSAEVKIPGSDEEAFDCPEGYVVMYEYPFTIGFKFPFTPLVRSFIEVFHLSPGQLMPQIWRVFTVVHGVTADWRTPFDLSDLMYSYDLALQKCCRYTLVTKKGKTNLGVGLGVNDRGWQSRFVFVGKDSLGNKGRFLVEGWTMEVVKGSSLTKLNADSEDKYRKFLGYSVEDRSFSRDGEFLDEQAVDRSGDVAEEEEIDEGSGQLTRRRKRLDLLEEVVANSSSAEGEVGDMADNSEHTLSSRPVSRMSQSEIQERARKRLRSSSTSGGRGMTVVPRFSAIGSSAETPVVIGAEGFHPIASSSPPQPFKASSAAVDVSKVSTSSAKKRPVETDPVEDTVITLPPSFLGDEEASVIWPFADRLILPTTYRRYHEVDPLPVASDAAELSLRASQAALAVRRQCSLLCDEVTNARQLTATAKKAAASWEAKWKAAEKRVVDLAAVIKAKGDQLKGKDKQLADVAKDLEKVKEELTSTTEELDGLRSLYDALQEEAKDVEALAIWRTRAQMMYSCLIGETSLWPCQKEVDDYLANGGTMADLSVPVVDPEELAKTADTASTEATEVDAALLVVSVPVPDQEGEVLAVGCEEEALAVVSQDETVDVASVEVPVVPPEQEPEQEVVVSTQEEGMY, encoded by the exons aTGGGTAGATCTAAGTCGGTTGTAGCGAGAGGAAAGGGGGAGTCGGGTTCCACTCGGGTTAAGTCCCTTAACCCGATATATTCTACTGTGGCGGATCCGGCGGCTTTTGTTGAACTTGCTGGTTTGCCGCCGTCGGCGGAAGTGAAGATTCCCGGCTCGGATGAGGAAGCCTTTGATTGTCCAGAGGGGTATGTGGTTATGTATGAGTATCCGTTCACAATTGGCTTCAAATTTCCTTTCACTCCTCTAGTTAGGTCCTTTATCGAGGTTTTCCATTTGAGTCCGGGTCAGTTGATGCCCCAGATATGGCGGGTTTTCACGGTGGTGCATGGAGTTACTGCGGACTGGCGTACGCCGTTTGACCTGTCTGATTTGATGTACTCTTACGACCTAGCACTGCAGAAGTGTTGTAGGTATACCTTGGTTACGAAGAAGGGGAAGACGAACTTAGGTGTTGGTTTAGGTGTGAACGACAGGGGTTGGCAGAGTCGTTTTGTCTTTGTAGGCAAAGATTCTCTGGGAAATAAAGGGCGGTTTCTGGTCGAGGGATGGACGATGGAAG ttgtCAAGGGGTCGTCGTTGACTAAGTTGAACGCTGATTCTGAGGATAAGTATCGGAAGTTCTTGGGTTATTCTGTCGAGGATAGGTCTTTCAGTCGCGACGGAGAGTTTTTAGACGAGCAGGCGGTGGACCGGTCAGGCGACGTCGCCGAGGAGGAGGAGATAGACGAGGGATCAGGTCAACTGACTCGTCGTCGGAAAAGGTTGGATTTGCTTGAGGAGGTAGTGGCAAACTCGTCGTCCGCCGAAGGTGAAGTAGGTGATATGGCTGACAACTCAG AGCATACTCTTTCGTCTCGGCCTGTGTCGAGGATGTCTCAGAGTGAGATTCAGGAGCGTGCAAGGAAGCGACTTAGGTCGTCCTCGACTTCTGGTGGACGGGGTATGACGGTTGTACCTCGGTTTTCTGCGATAGGTTCATCGGCCGAGACGCCTGTCGTCATAGGAGCCGAAGGCTTTCATCCGATTGCTTCGTCGTCGCCTCCACAGCCGTTCAAGGCGTCGTCTGCTGCTGTCGACGTTAGTAAAGTGTCTACTTCATCGGCCAAGAAGCGACCTGTCGAGACGGATCCTGTCGAGGATACGGTTATCACTTTGCCCCCAAGCTTCTTGGGTGATGAAGAGGCGTCGGTCATATGGCCTTTCGCTGATCGCTTGATCTTGCCTACGACGTATCGACGATACCACGAGGTGGATCCTCTTCCTGTCGCGTCGGACGCCGCTGAGCTTAGTCTGCGG GCGTCGCAGGCTGCCTTGGCCGTGCGTAGGCAGTGTTCGTTGCTGTGCGACGAGGTGACGAATGCAAGGCAGCTGACGGCGACGGCGAAGAAGGCGGCCGCATCGTGGGAAGCGAAGTGGAAAGCTGCTGAGAAGAGGGTTGTGGATCTTGCTGCGGTGATTAAGGCCAAGGGTGATCAATTGAAGGGTAAGGATAAGCAGTTAGCCGACGTGGCTAAAGATCTGGAGAAAGTGAAGGAGGAGTTGACCTCGACGACAGAGGAATTGGATGGATTGAGGAGCTTGTACGACGCCCTGCAGGAGGAGGCGAAGGACGTCGAGGCTCTTGCTATATGGAGGACGCGGGCGCAGATGATGTATTCCTGCCTGATTGGGGAGACTAGCCTTTGGCCGTGCCAAAAGGAGGTGGATGACTATCTGGCTAATGGCGGTACCATGGCTGACCTGTCGGTGCCCGTGGTGGATCCGGAGGAGTTGGCGAAGACGGCTGACACTGCTAGTACTGAGGCGACGGAGGTGGATGCTGCTTTGTTGGTGGTGAGTGTGCCTGTTCCGGACCAAGAGGGGGAGGTTTTAGCTGTTGGGTGCGAAGAGGAGGCCCTTGCCGTCGTTTCTCAAGACGAGACGGTGGACGTGGCGTCGGTGGAGGTGCCAGTCGTGCCCCCAGAGCAAGAGCCGGAGCAGGAAGTCGTGGTTTCTACTCAGGAAGAAGGGATGTATTAG
- the LOC110791835 gene encoding protein ATAF2-like: protein MADKQISANNERQQHQRRRRRRQPQPPPLPPQQPQQPQVQPPQPPQQPPQPPQQPPVPLPYPGFRFDPYDHELIKYYLEYKINGNDLRSSPIKEVNIYDHHPRKLSEDYQPQGKDDVWYFFTTREKKYMYGNRAARNAGNNGYWRCTGTDKKITDDIDENKVIGLRKHLKYYEGRQSDKNQKKTEWMMHEYQTLVQAESSKAKTEELKRKRHAPTSMRLDTVLCKIYFKKEAARKKPANKKTVKVTDMDAAGNQPESSRKAGQVKKKKAATRNKTPRVNNSAAKDKGKGKGKGKAKVKADEIEMNHSNQDSDYNTSSYDSANSTTETDSYGCYDHLD from the exons ATGGCGGATAAACAAATTAGTGCGAACAATGAACGACAACAACACCAGCGACGGCGACGACGACGACAACCACagccaccaccactaccaccacaGCAACCGCAACAACCACAAGTACAACCACCACAACCACCGCAACAACCACCACAACCACCGCAACAACCACCAGTACCACTGCCTTATCCAGGTTTCAGATTTGATCCCTATGATCATGAACTCATTAAATACTACCTCGAGTACAAGATCAACGGCAATGACTTGCGCTCTAGTCCCATAAAAGAAGTTAACATCTACGACCACCATCCTCGAAAGCTCTCTG AAGATTACCAACCACAAGGAAAGGATGATGTATGGTATTTCTTCACTACAAGGGAAAAGAAGTACATGTATGGAAATCGTGCAGCCCGGAATGCCGGTAATAATGGATATTGGAGATGTACCGGAACTGATAAAAAAATCACGGATGACATTGATGAGAATAAAGTGATCGGACTCCGAAAGCATTTGAAGTATTACGAAGGAAGACAGTCAGATAAAAATCAGAAGAAGACAGAGTGGATGATGCATGAATATCAAACCCTAGTTCAAGCTGAATCCTCCAAAGCCAAAACCGAAGAACTAAAGAGGAAAAGACATGCACCTACCAGTATGAGG TTGGATACTGTGCTATGCAAAATCTATTTCAAGAAGGAAGCAGCCCGAAAGAAGCCAGCAAATAAAAAAACAGTAAAAGTTACAGACATGGATGCAGCCGGAAATCAGCCAGAAAGCAGCCGGAAAGCAGGACAAGTTAAAAAGAAGAAAGCTGCGACACGAAATAAGACACCAAGAGTAAACAACTCAGCTGCCAAGGACAAAGGCAAGGGCAAGGGCAAGGGCAAAGCCAAAGTGAAAGCAGACGAAATTGAAATGAACCATAGCAACCAAGACTCTGACTACAACACCAGCTCCTATGATAGCGCAAACTCCACCACCGAAACAGATTCATATGGTTGTTATGATCATCTTGATTGA